The Bernardetia sp. ABR2-2B DNA window GCGTCTTCAAAGTTATATTTGGATGATTTTGTTGGTCTAATAATATATGATAAGGAGAAAGATGAAATAGCTATGTGGTTTGAAAATCCAGAAGGTGCTGCATTTCATGATGGACAATGGTTTAGAATCGATAACCCTCATGACATATTTCCTCGTTTTTAATTTTATACCATTGTTAGTGTCCCTGTCCTCATCAACGATAAAAAGTATTACACACAAAAAAACCAATTTCATCAAAAGTGAAATTGGTTTTTTTGTAGCGTACCCTTTAGAAAAAATATAAATTTAGTTTCTCAAAAGAGCTGCGATTTCTTCTTGTCCTCCCATTACCTTTTCAGCATCATCTACAAAGACTTCTCCTCCGTTTTTGAGTGTATGAAAAGCAGCTTCATTGTAAAGACATTCATCGCCTTGATTAGTTCTTACTTTATAATTTTCTTTATCAAATTCTCCCCAGCGATGTCCTTTTCCTACAAAAAGTGTATCTACACGACCTTCGTAAGCAGCTTCTACTACATCAGCAACTTCTGAAACAGTTGGTTTTGTTTTTGAATTATACTCTTCCATTTTCTTATTTCTATCTTCTGAAAAACGAAGTGAAATAGCAGGATTAACAGCTTCCAAAATTTCTTTTTCTGAATGATTATCAAAGTTTTTGGTAAACTGATGTGCAATCAAATTTGGATACGTATTGGCTTCTTCATAAATGGCGTGCATACGCTCATCGCCTACTAAGACTAAAGGAACATAACTTCCACCAGTGTTAATGGCTGGACGAATGGCTTCATCTATTTTTCTAAAAAACTCAAGAACAAATTCTTTTTCTCGGTTTTCTATTGGTGCATTGGCGTGAGTTGCATTTCCTGTATAAGGACGACCTTGCACTTCTTTTTCTACCTCATAAAATTTGGTAACTTCTTCGATATCCTGTGGCATATCACAAACAATAGGCGAAATTGCACCATTTGAAACCATAAAAGCAGTAGGTTTGTGCTGAGAAAGGCGCAAAACGTAATACATATTGTCGCTATCTGCCATATCTCTCATGAGTTCTTTTACATGCATACGTCCGTTTACCGTCGTATGAGCTTCTACTTCGTAGGGCAAAGAAACCGTTTTGAAAAAATTATCTCCAACAAAAATTCCTAATCCTTGCTGTTGGTTTGACCAAAAATCTCTATCTTCTAAAAGATTTTGAACAGGTTTCAAAAATTCTGTAATTTCGTTTTCTTTAAGTCCTTTTTGTTCTAGTTTGTTACTAGCTTCTTTAATTTGATTTTTTAAATTAATTTTGTCGTGTCCTTCTTTTACTTCGTGTCCTTTTTGATGGGTCGGAATATAAATACTAAGGCAATGTTTTGATTCTTGTGAGGCGAGTTCGATTATTTCGTTGCGATTCATGCTATAAAAAGTTAAGGTTAAAAAATGGTTGCCAATTAATTCATTGACAATTATACATTATATTAACATAATAGTAGCTTTATTGTTTAATAACAGACAAAAACATTAATATTAGTTTATTTATTTTACTCCTAAAACTTCCACTTTTACTCCCTACTTATTATGTCTTTAGCTGTCATTTTACATGCCATTGGAACAATTCCCCTGTTTGCTTCTCGTGCCTTTCTTCCTGCTTTTCTGACTTCATTACTTTTTAGATTTCCAAATTTCTTTTCTTTTGCAGAAGTTGATGCTCCTGCTGCTGACCTTTTCATTACAAAAACACCTGTAATTATAGTTCTCGGTATTTTGGCTGTTTTGGAAATTTTGGCAGATAAAAATACAGATATAAAAGCTCTTTGGCTACAAGCAGAACCGTTTTTAAAGCCAATTATTTATTCAATAATGCTTTTAGGTGTTGTCGATAATGACTCACAAGCGATTATGCAAGGGATTTATCAAGCTGGAATGGGAGATTATGTAATGATTTTCTTTACGGCAGGTGCTGTCTATGGGCTAACAATTTTGAGAACAAGAATACAAGAATGGCTTCTAGAAATTGATGGAGATGGCGACCTTTTTCTAAACTTTATCTTTTCTAGCATCGAAGATACTTTTGTGTTTTTTGGTTTCTTTTTACTTTTAGCAACAGGAATTGGTGCTGTTATTTTCTTCGGAATTGTTGTAGGAGTTTTATATTTATGGCAGCGAAAAATTCAGTCTAATGAAGAAAAACAAAAAATTACGTGTTCGTCTTGTCAGCATAAAAACCCTCCTTTTGCATTAGAATGTAGCAACTGCCATACTCCACAGAAAGAAATCTATAAAATAGGCTTTTTAGGACAGAAAAAAGAAGAACAAATAAATGATGATGCGAAAGCTAGAAAAAAACAAATGCTTAGTCTTCTTACTCAAGAACGCTGTGGGTATTGTGCCATAAAAACAAATAAAAAAGTTTGTCCTACGTGTAAAAAAGAGCATATTTTGAATAGTTCTGAAAATAGAAAAGCCTATATTATGTTTGTACAAAAACGCTATGCACTTTGGTTTCCTTTGAGTATAGCATTGGGTTTTGTTCCAATTTTAGGAATTGCTATTGCTATTTTGGGTGCTAATTTATATGTTTTTGCACCTCTGAAAAGGCAAATTCCGACTATAAAAGCTGTAGGTGTTCAGATTCTGACTAAACTACTTATTTTCTTAGTAATCTTTTTTGGTTCAATTGCAGGATTTATTTTAGCTCCTTTGTATTGTTCTATTCGCTTTTTTATGTGGAGAGCTGCTTTTGTTAAGCATTGGAAGTGATTAATGACGTTGTTTTATAGAAAAGAAAAATAGTGTTTTAAGAGAAGAAATGATAAACTAGTTTTACTTTTTCTCTTCTTCTTCCAAATATTTTTGAATTCGTTTCAAGATAAAAGCCAAAAGGCGAGGAATAAGAAGTCTGATAAGTTGAGGTAGAAGAATGGCAGAAGCGATAAAAAGACCAATTTGTAAGACTTGCTCTTGTAGTTTTTCTGAAAACTCTCCTGTTGTGATGAAAATCCAAATATCTTCTAATAAACGGTAATTGACAGCAATAATTAAGGGAAGAGTAGTCATGAATGCCCAAAAAGTAGCACTTTCTTCTAACTTCATAAAGAAAAATTTGATATTTTCTGAATGTAATTTGAAAGCATCTTCAAAACAACAAAACCAAGCTTCTCCTTTGTATCTTGTTGGGTCAGGAACAAGATTAGTAACATCTCCGTCTAGTTCAATGAGTGTTCTCATCAAAAACTTTTCGGTACTTACGCCATCTTCCAAAACATATTCAAATTCAGTATCAATGGTATAAGCTCCATAACGCAGAATTTCGATAAAATATAAAATAAGACGTGGCGCAGCAGAAATATAACCCAAACGAATGTCTAGCCATCTTTTAAATTGAACCCAGAAATTTTTTAAGATTATTTGCCAAGTAACCAATTTAGAAGGTAGAGTTTAGAGTTTAGAATTATGATAACTAATTCAGAATCAAAAGTACAAATATAAGAACTGAATTTTCAATTTATTTTATCCTATTCGCTTTGGTTTGTTTGTCAGATTATCAGCAGCACTTCCTGTATTTACTTGTTTGCCTGTTACACTAGTAAAAACAGTTCCTGCCAACCTAGAGACAGCTTGAAATAAATATTGCCACATTCGAATTGAGGTCATGATAGAAGATTCATGTACTTCTTTAATCATTTTTTGTTCTCGTTCTGGAAAATGCAAAAAGCGTGTTGTAATATAGGAAGTAATATCTCCCTCTACCTGAACAACTGTTTGAAGCAAAACTCGCTGCGTTCCGATTTCATGCGCTTTTCGAATAATAGAAACTTGGTCAGGAGAAAGGTTCAAATCTTTTAAGTGATTCAAGCGCATGGCAGGAAATTCATTATCACTTTCAATAGGGTCTTGAGAAGTATTTTGCAAATCTAAAAACATATCAATTACCTGTTGGCTCTGTCTAACAACACGCTCACAAAGCATCACTCGTTCGTTGAGTGCATCTACTTGGTTTTCAGTTAGTTGCACACGTTGCAATTCGACTTTAAATTCATCTCTTTTGACTTCTGCAAAATGCTGGATTTCTAAAAAAGAAT harbors:
- a CDS encoding zinc finger Ran-binding domain-containing protein, with protein sequence MSLAVILHAIGTIPLFASRAFLPAFLTSLLFRFPNFFSFAEVDAPAADLFITKTPVIIVLGILAVLEILADKNTDIKALWLQAEPFLKPIIYSIMLLGVVDNDSQAIMQGIYQAGMGDYVMIFFTAGAVYGLTILRTRIQEWLLEIDGDGDLFLNFIFSSIEDTFVFFGFFLLLATGIGAVIFFGIVVGVLYLWQRKIQSNEEKQKITCSSCQHKNPPFALECSNCHTPQKEIYKIGFLGQKKEEQINDDAKARKKQMLSLLTQERCGYCAIKTNKKVCPTCKKEHILNSSENRKAYIMFVQKRYALWFPLSIALGFVPILGIAIAILGANLYVFAPLKRQIPTIKAVGVQILTKLLIFLVIFFGSIAGFILAPLYCSIRFFMWRAAFVKHWK